The following proteins are encoded in a genomic region of Phycisphaera sp.:
- a CDS encoding pentapeptide repeat-containing protein, with product MAVRGGKWTPAEPEAPDDGDRPPIDAIVEADGLSDAHVGRMVPRPLPDLEIVRVRVQRLDAAGAALPGASVRDAKIAAGDLSNAVLADGSLRRIRGRGLGAVGLDVSGSRLEDVRLVGCKLRLARGFGAALTRCVFEDCDLREAEFEGAILDRVVFRGCDLSAARLAGVDLGRCDLRGSVVAGLVVSPDRLRGAMVDPAQLPTFATALGLRVEEAPTP from the coding sequence GTGGCGGTCAGGGGCGGCAAGTGGACACCGGCCGAGCCGGAAGCGCCCGATGATGGTGATCGTCCGCCGATTGACGCCATTGTCGAAGCCGATGGTCTGAGCGACGCCCATGTTGGCCGGATGGTGCCGCGTCCGCTGCCCGATCTCGAAATCGTGAGAGTTCGGGTCCAGCGCCTCGACGCCGCTGGCGCTGCTCTGCCCGGTGCGAGCGTTCGTGATGCGAAGATCGCAGCGGGCGATCTGTCGAACGCGGTGCTGGCCGATGGCAGCCTGCGGCGGATCCGGGGCCGGGGCCTCGGGGCGGTGGGGCTGGACGTCTCCGGGTCGAGGCTCGAGGACGTTCGCCTGGTGGGGTGCAAGCTCCGGCTGGCGCGTGGCTTTGGGGCCGCGCTGACGCGGTGCGTGTTCGAGGACTGCGACCTCCGCGAAGCCGAATTCGAGGGGGCCATCCTGGATCGCGTCGTCTTTCGCGGGTGCGACCTGAGCGCAGCGCGGCTGGCCGGCGTGGATCTCGGCCGGTGCGACCTGCGGGGGTCGGTAGTCGCTGGGCTCGTGGTTTCGCCCGATCGGCTGCGGGGGGCGATGGTCGACCCGGCCCAGCTCCCGACGTTTGCGACGGCGCTGGGCTTGCGGGTTGAAGAGGCACCGACGCCGTGA
- the dnaJ gene encoding molecular chaperone DnaJ, which yields MPTTRDYYEILGIERDASEDDIKRAYRRLALKFHPDRNPDDAEAETKFKEAAEAYEVLGDANKKARYDQYGHEGLRGQGGASHDFSHMNVEDIFSMFSDIFGGGGFGGMGGGRGGRQRVARGYDLETEVEIELKDVLTGTERDVEFTRLDVCDTCTGSGAKPGSEPQTCPTCDGQGKVQQAGMGGMFRMVTACPSCRGRGKIIKEHCPGCKGKGRVPRKRVLSVKIPAGIHEGQAVRVQGEGEPPPPEASPGGTGVRGDLHVVVRVEEHDMFTRDGDHMLMELPIGFTQAALGTEMDVPTLTGKVKQSIPKATQHGTLFRLHGEGLPNLRSGRRGDLVLVTRVEIPKKLSEKQEKLLREFAETEDVSVMPESHGFLKKIRDLF from the coding sequence ATGCCCACCACCCGCGACTACTACGAGATTCTCGGTATCGAGCGTGATGCGTCGGAGGACGACATCAAGCGCGCGTATCGGCGGCTGGCGCTAAAGTTCCATCCGGACCGCAACCCGGACGATGCCGAGGCGGAGACGAAGTTCAAGGAGGCGGCCGAGGCGTACGAGGTCTTGGGCGACGCGAACAAGAAGGCCCGCTACGACCAGTACGGGCATGAGGGCCTGCGCGGCCAGGGCGGGGCGTCTCACGACTTCAGCCACATGAACGTCGAGGACATCTTCTCGATGTTCAGCGACATCTTCGGCGGCGGCGGCTTCGGCGGCATGGGCGGCGGCCGTGGCGGACGCCAGCGCGTGGCGCGCGGGTACGACCTGGAGACCGAGGTCGAGATCGAGCTCAAGGACGTGCTGACCGGCACGGAGCGCGACGTTGAGTTTACGCGGCTGGACGTGTGCGACACGTGTACGGGCAGCGGCGCGAAGCCCGGCAGCGAGCCGCAGACGTGCCCGACCTGCGATGGGCAGGGCAAGGTGCAGCAGGCCGGCATGGGCGGCATGTTCCGTATGGTGACGGCGTGCCCGAGCTGTCGCGGTCGGGGGAAGATCATCAAGGAGCATTGCCCCGGTTGCAAGGGCAAGGGGCGTGTGCCGCGCAAGCGTGTGCTGAGCGTGAAGATTCCGGCTGGCATTCATGAGGGCCAGGCCGTGCGAGTGCAGGGCGAGGGCGAGCCGCCGCCGCCCGAGGCCTCGCCCGGTGGCACGGGCGTGCGAGGCGACCTGCATGTGGTGGTGCGCGTCGAAGAGCACGACATGTTCACGCGCGACGGCGACCACATGCTGATGGAGCTGCCCATCGGCTTCACGCAGGCGGCCCTAGGCACCGAGATGGACGTCCCCACGCTGACCGGCAAGGTGAAGCAGTCGATCCCGAAGGCCACGCAGCACGGCACGTTGTTCCGCCTGCACGGTGAGGGCCTGCCCAACCTGCGCAGCGGGCGGCGGGGCGACCTGGTGCTGGTCACGCGGGTGGAGATTCCCAAGAAGCTCAGCGAGAAGCAAGAGAAGCTGCTGCGCGAGTTTGCCGAGACCGAGGACGTGAGCGTGATGCCCGAGAGCCACGGCTTCCTCAAGAAGATCCGGGACTTGTTCTGA
- a CDS encoding zinc ribbon domain-containing protein, which yields MPTYDYRCNACDHEFELFQSMSDSVKRTCPKCGKRKLERLIGTGAALLFKGSGFYETDYRSESYKKDQKADKPETKSESKADSKPDSKSDSKPDKKTEKKPDAKPDKKPKAASK from the coding sequence ATGCCGACCTACGACTACCGCTGCAACGCGTGCGACCACGAGTTCGAGCTCTTCCAGAGCATGAGCGACAGCGTGAAGCGCACGTGCCCCAAGTGCGGCAAGCGCAAGCTCGAGCGGCTGATTGGCACCGGCGCGGCGCTGCTGTTCAAAGGGTCGGGCTTCTACGAGACCGACTACCGCAGCGAGAGCTACAAGAAGGATCAGAAGGCCGACAAGCCCGAGACCAAGTCGGAGTCGAAAGCCGACAGCAAGCCTGATTCCAAGAGCGACAGCAAGCCAGATAAGAAGACCGAGAAGAAGCCAGACGCGAAGCCCGACAAGAAGCCCAAGGCCGCATCGAAATGA
- a CDS encoding nucleotide exchange factor GrpE has protein sequence MAEHETVDRDQDNDGPPASFGDIIRDESGNLDADDAEQFFEKLSAELTEMEGRWKHSLADFKNFQRRASGNEIEARARGVRDVCESMLGALDSFDLALSQDPASLTVEQLFQAIETIRAEALKAMARNGVMPIQPEVGDEFNPGHHEAVMQQPAEGVEPGCVSQVFQSGYALGDRVLRPAKVAVTPSED, from the coding sequence ATGGCAGAACACGAGACAGTTGATCGCGATCAGGATAACGATGGGCCGCCGGCGAGTTTCGGCGACATCATCCGCGATGAGTCGGGCAATCTCGACGCCGACGATGCGGAGCAGTTCTTCGAGAAGCTGTCGGCCGAGCTGACCGAGATGGAAGGCCGCTGGAAGCACTCGCTGGCGGACTTTAAGAACTTCCAGCGCCGTGCGTCGGGCAACGAGATCGAGGCTCGGGCCCGCGGCGTGCGCGACGTGTGCGAGTCGATGCTGGGCGCACTGGACAGCTTCGACCTGGCGTTGTCGCAAGACCCGGCGAGTCTCACGGTCGAGCAGTTGTTCCAGGCGATCGAGACCATCCGGGCCGAGGCGCTCAAGGCCATGGCGCGCAACGGCGTGATGCCGATCCAGCCCGAGGTGGGCGACGAGTTCAACCCCGGGCATCACGAGGCCGTGATGCAGCAGCCCGCCGAGGGTGTCGAGCCGGGGTGCGTGTCGCAGGTGTTCCAGAGCGGCTACGCGCTGGGTGATCGTGTGCTGCGGCCGGCCAAGGTGGCCGTCACGCCAAGCGAGGATTGA
- a CDS encoding glycosyltransferase, whose product MDRSTVDLPEPRFRKLSVLMPVFNEARTLRTIVARVLASPVADLGLEIELVVVDDGSSDASRKILAELAVSESRIRVFHQDRNRGKGAAIRRAIGECTGDVAIVQDSDLEYDPNDYPRVLAPILEGNADAVFGSRFAASEQRRVLLFWHSVANRCLTLLANALNDINLTDMETCYKAVRTDILKQIPLKSNRFGIEPELTTRLAQWNARLYEVSVSYHGRSYAEGKHIGWKDGLQAFWLLFKYRFFDRRFTTHDGYYLSESVRRARGFNRWTFEQFRPFVGDRVVEAGCGIGNFTEQLLDRQRLVCADLDPYYVEVVGRRYAYLANVRTARVNLNEAHGFGSIAKEKPDTVLSLNVVEHVDDDLPTLKNYYDVLDAGGHAIILAPAHQWLFTECDRTLGHHRRYTRAMLSDRMKEAGFEVVQTSEFNRLGVLGWFVSGKMGRRALSPGQIKLFNRLLPIAKIVERFDGLPGLSVIAIGRKPARTRQSASASGEDQADASSQIEPKPEPQSVAAHSG is encoded by the coding sequence ATGGATCGAAGCACCGTTGACCTACCCGAGCCCAGGTTCCGCAAGCTCAGCGTGCTCATGCCGGTCTTCAACGAGGCGCGAACGCTCCGCACGATCGTGGCGCGGGTGCTGGCCAGCCCCGTGGCCGACCTGGGCCTGGAGATCGAGCTGGTCGTGGTCGACGACGGCAGCAGCGACGCTTCGCGAAAGATCCTGGCCGAACTGGCAGTAAGCGAGAGCCGCATCCGGGTGTTCCACCAGGATCGCAACCGCGGCAAGGGCGCGGCCATCCGTCGCGCGATCGGCGAGTGCACCGGCGATGTCGCCATCGTGCAGGACAGCGACCTGGAGTACGACCCCAACGATTACCCGCGGGTGCTGGCCCCGATCCTGGAGGGCAACGCCGACGCGGTGTTCGGCTCGCGCTTCGCCGCCAGCGAGCAGCGCCGGGTGCTCCTGTTCTGGCACAGCGTGGCCAACCGGTGCCTCACGCTGCTGGCCAACGCCCTCAACGACATCAACCTCACCGACATGGAGACGTGCTACAAGGCCGTCCGCACCGACATCCTCAAGCAGATTCCCCTCAAGAGCAACCGCTTCGGCATCGAGCCCGAGCTCACGACGCGGCTGGCGCAGTGGAACGCGCGCCTCTACGAGGTCTCGGTGAGCTACCACGGCCGCAGCTATGCCGAGGGCAAGCATATCGGCTGGAAGGACGGCCTGCAGGCCTTCTGGCTGCTGTTCAAGTACCGCTTCTTCGACCGGCGGTTCACCACGCACGATGGGTACTACCTGTCCGAGAGCGTCCGCCGCGCCCGCGGGTTCAATCGCTGGACGTTCGAGCAGTTCCGGCCGTTCGTTGGCGATCGGGTGGTCGAGGCGGGGTGCGGCATCGGCAACTTCACCGAGCAGTTGCTCGATCGCCAGCGATTGGTGTGCGCCGATCTCGATCCTTATTACGTCGAGGTGGTCGGCCGGCGGTACGCGTACCTGGCAAACGTGCGCACGGCGCGGGTGAATCTGAACGAGGCCCACGGGTTCGGGTCCATCGCCAAAGAGAAGCCCGACACGGTCCTCTCGCTCAACGTCGTCGAGCACGTCGACGACGATTTGCCCACCCTGAAGAACTACTACGACGTGCTCGACGCCGGCGGCCACGCGATCATCCTGGCCCCCGCCCACCAGTGGCTGTTTACCGAGTGCGATCGAACGCTTGGCCACCACCGCCGCTACACCCGCGCCATGCTCTCGGATCGCATGAAGGAGGCGGGCTTCGAGGTCGTGCAGACCAGCGAGTTCAACCGCCTGGGCGTGCTGGGCTGGTTCGTGAGCGGCAAGATGGGCCGCAGGGCGCTCTCGCCGGGGCAGATTAAGCTGTTCAATCGGCTGCTACCGATTGCCAAGATCGTCGAGCGGTTCGACGGCCTGCCAGGCCTGAGCGTCATCGCCATCGGCCGCAAGCCCGCCCGCACGAGGCAGTCGGCGTCGGCCTCGGGCGAGGACCAGGCCGACGCGTCTTCTCAGATCGAGCCGAAGCCCGAACCGCAAAGCGTGGCGGCCCACTCAGGCTGA
- a CDS encoding glutamine--tRNA ligase/YqeY domain fusion protein yields the protein MSSDATNAPAEPPTRPKHFIEEAIEADVKAGRFGQPGDSSVVRTRFPPEPNGYLHIGHAKSICLNFSLASKYGGACNLRFDDTNPAKEEQEYVDAIVNDVRWLGFRWPGASGVDGVDGVVFASDYFDRMYELARHLIGKGLAYVDEQTAEQIRESRGSLTEPGTPSPFRDRAADENLDLFEQMKRGEFADGTRVLRAKIDMASPNINLRDPVMYRVVNKAHHRTGSTWHIYPMYDWAHGLEDAFEGITHSICTLEFEDHRPLYDWFIDAINKDNPDPIAHPRQIEFARWSPSYMVTSKRRLRELVELGHVTGWDDPRMPTISGLRRRGVTPRAIRTFCDEGGVTKFNALIDIGRLENAVRDDLNERAPRRMCVLNPLRVTIKNWGEHGDAGRTEWMDATNNPENPDAGVRRVPFTGTLFIERDDFMEDAPKKFFRLAPGREVRLRYGYWITCVDVLKEGDEVVELVCTYDPQTRGGDSPPPDADGNQRKVKGTLHWVSAEHAVAARVNLFDRLFTVEQPDRKPKKAADDWSFIENVNPDSLRVIEDAKLEPHWPTTDQERGAGTGSYEDDIQRFQFERLGYFCLDQASTAEEPVFNRSVTLKDAWAKVAARR from the coding sequence ATGAGTTCCGACGCCACCAACGCGCCAGCCGAGCCGCCAACCCGCCCGAAGCACTTCATCGAGGAAGCCATCGAGGCCGACGTGAAGGCCGGACGGTTCGGCCAGCCGGGCGATTCGAGCGTGGTGCGGACGCGCTTCCCGCCCGAGCCCAACGGCTATCTGCACATCGGGCACGCCAAGAGCATCTGCCTGAACTTCTCGTTGGCTTCGAAGTACGGCGGGGCGTGCAACCTGCGATTCGACGACACCAACCCGGCCAAGGAGGAGCAGGAGTACGTCGACGCCATCGTCAACGATGTGCGGTGGCTGGGGTTCCGCTGGCCCGGGGCGAGCGGGGTTGACGGGGTTGACGGCGTGGTGTTCGCCAGCGATTACTTCGACCGGATGTACGAGCTCGCCAGGCACCTCATCGGCAAGGGGTTGGCGTATGTCGATGAGCAGACGGCCGAGCAGATCCGCGAGAGCCGGGGGTCGCTGACCGAGCCGGGCACGCCCAGCCCGTTCCGGGATCGGGCGGCCGACGAGAACCTCGACCTGTTCGAGCAGATGAAGCGTGGCGAGTTTGCCGACGGCACGCGGGTGCTGCGCGCGAAGATCGACATGGCCTCGCCCAACATCAACCTGCGCGATCCGGTGATGTACCGCGTGGTGAACAAGGCGCACCACCGCACGGGCAGCACGTGGCACATCTATCCGATGTACGACTGGGCCCACGGGCTCGAGGACGCGTTCGAGGGCATCACGCACTCGATCTGCACGCTGGAATTCGAGGACCATCGGCCGCTGTATGACTGGTTCATCGACGCGATCAACAAGGACAACCCCGACCCCATCGCGCACCCGCGGCAGATCGAATTCGCCCGCTGGAGCCCGAGCTACATGGTCACCAGCAAGCGGCGGCTGCGCGAGCTGGTCGAGCTGGGGCATGTTACCGGCTGGGACGACCCGCGCATGCCGACGATCAGCGGATTGCGGCGGCGGGGTGTGACGCCGCGAGCGATCCGGACATTCTGCGACGAGGGCGGGGTGACCAAGTTCAACGCGCTCATCGATATCGGTCGGCTGGAGAACGCCGTCCGCGACGACCTGAACGAGCGTGCACCGCGGCGCATGTGCGTCCTGAACCCGCTCAGGGTGACCATCAAGAACTGGGGCGAGCACGGCGACGCCGGCCGGACCGAGTGGATGGACGCGACGAACAACCCGGAGAACCCCGACGCCGGCGTTCGCCGGGTGCCGTTCACGGGCACGCTGTTCATCGAGCGCGACGACTTCATGGAGGACGCGCCCAAGAAGTTCTTCCGCCTGGCGCCGGGGCGTGAGGTCCGCCTGCGGTATGGGTATTGGATCACCTGCGTCGATGTCCTGAAAGAGGGCGATGAGGTCGTCGAGCTGGTCTGCACGTACGACCCGCAGACCCGAGGCGGAGACTCGCCCCCGCCCGACGCCGACGGGAACCAGCGCAAGGTCAAGGGCACGCTGCACTGGGTGAGCGCCGAGCACGCCGTGGCGGCTCGGGTGAACCTGTTCGACCGGCTCTTCACCGTCGAGCAGCCCGACCGCAAGCCCAAGAAGGCCGCAGACGACTGGAGCTTCATCGAAAACGTGAACCCCGATTCGTTGCGCGTGATCGAGGACGCGAAGCTCGAGCCGCACTGGCCCACCACCGACCAGGAGCGGGGCGCGGGCACGGGCTCGTACGAGGACGACATCCAGCGGTTCCAGTTCGAGCGGCTGGGGTACTTCTGTCTCGACCAAGCATCGACCGCTGAGGAGCCCGTCTTCAACCGTTCGGTGACACTCAAGGACGCGTGGGCCAAGGTCGCAGCGCGGCGCTGA
- a CDS encoding holo-ACP synthase produces the protein MILGHGVDLAEVERVRRSVGRFGDRFLDRVFTEGERAYAGDGPRRDEHLAARFAAKEAVFKALGTGWAQGVGWTDIEVVREASGKPVLVLHGKAFEMAEALGVRKWHLSLTHTGTMAMASVIAED, from the coding sequence ATGATTCTGGGCCACGGCGTCGACCTGGCGGAGGTCGAACGTGTGCGCCGATCGGTTGGGCGGTTTGGTGATCGTTTCCTGGATCGCGTGTTCACCGAGGGTGAGCGGGCGTATGCCGGCGACGGACCCCGTCGCGACGAGCACCTTGCGGCGCGGTTTGCGGCCAAGGAAGCGGTGTTCAAGGCGCTCGGCACGGGCTGGGCCCAGGGCGTAGGCTGGACCGACATTGAAGTGGTGCGCGAGGCGAGCGGGAAGCCGGTGCTCGTGTTGCACGGTAAGGCCTTTGAGATGGCCGAAGCACTGGGCGTGCGGAAGTGGCACCTGTCGCTGACGCACACGGGCACGATGGCGATGGCGTCGGTCATCGCCGAGGATTGA
- a CDS encoding Nramp family divalent metal transporter, whose product MPRASRNLLLLVGPGVLVAATGVGAGDLATAAFAGSQLGLTVLWAVVVGALAKFVLNEQLARWQLATGTTILEGAISRLGPIVWAVFGAYLLLWSPVVALALMKACGAVLHAMIPAVPTYAGAIGCSLAGLAMVWLGGFALFQRVMAACIALMFVVVLVSAIVATPDPAGVVGGLVPRLPEDPEAFGWVIALVGGVGGTLTIICYNYWMREAGRGGVEDLKTCRIDLGVGYAMTALFGIGMVVLAADITSAGEFEKANASVVVRIADRIGDRTHPVMRWAFLIGAFGAVFSSVLGVWQAVPYVFADWWAMRRKRERVEISTTSRAYRGYLVALAVVPCGLLFVDFRTAQKLYGVVGAGFIPLLAIALVPLMNRRAWIGRELANRWWSNLALGVALLVCVAAAWWSIAARLG is encoded by the coding sequence ATGCCCCGCGCGTCACGAAACCTCCTCCTGCTGGTCGGCCCGGGCGTCCTGGTCGCCGCCACGGGCGTGGGCGCGGGCGATCTGGCGACGGCCGCGTTCGCCGGCAGCCAGCTCGGTCTTACGGTGCTGTGGGCGGTCGTCGTCGGCGCGTTGGCCAAGTTCGTGCTCAACGAGCAGCTCGCGCGCTGGCAGCTGGCGACGGGGACGACCATCCTCGAGGGCGCGATCTCCAGGCTGGGGCCGATCGTCTGGGCCGTCTTCGGGGCGTATCTGTTGCTGTGGAGCCCAGTCGTGGCGCTCGCGCTCATGAAGGCCTGCGGCGCGGTGCTGCACGCGATGATTCCCGCCGTGCCCACCTACGCCGGCGCTATCGGCTGCTCGCTCGCGGGGCTGGCCATGGTCTGGCTGGGCGGCTTCGCGCTCTTCCAGCGCGTCATGGCGGCGTGCATCGCGCTCATGTTCGTCGTCGTGCTCGTGAGCGCGATCGTGGCGACGCCCGACCCCGCCGGCGTGGTCGGCGGCCTGGTGCCCCGGCTGCCCGAGGATCCCGAAGCGTTCGGCTGGGTCATCGCGCTCGTGGGCGGCGTGGGCGGCACGCTGACCATCATTTGTTACAACTACTGGATGCGCGAGGCCGGTCGCGGCGGAGTTGAGGATCTGAAGACCTGCCGGATCGACCTGGGCGTTGGCTACGCCATGACCGCCCTCTTTGGCATCGGCATGGTCGTGCTGGCCGCCGACATCACCAGCGCGGGGGAGTTCGAGAAGGCTAACGCGTCGGTCGTCGTGCGGATCGCCGACCGCATCGGCGATCGCACACATCCGGTGATGCGCTGGGCTTTTCTCATCGGTGCGTTCGGGGCGGTCTTCTCCAGCGTGCTGGGCGTGTGGCAGGCGGTGCCGTACGTGTTCGCCGACTGGTGGGCCATGCGTCGCAAGCGCGAGCGCGTCGAGATCTCGACGACGTCGCGGGCGTACCGGGGGTACCTCGTCGCGCTCGCCGTCGTCCCCTGCGGGTTGCTGTTCGTGGACTTCCGGACCGCCCAGAAGCTCTACGGCGTCGTCGGGGCGGGCTTCATCCCGCTGCTGGCGATCGCGCTGGTGCCGCTGATGAACCGCCGGGCGTGGATCGGCCGCGAGCTGGCGAATCGCTGGTGGTCGAACCTCGCGCTGGGCGTGGCGCTGCTGGTGTGCGTGGCCGCGGCGTGGTGGTCGATCGCCGCCCGGCTCGGCTAG
- a CDS encoding SseB family protein yields MSGSEQSGGPGSAGEGRGEVNDARLQELIDALVEDPKNEAAEREFWHLFCNLPAWILLTTAEDARKAVEEGRPEIQVQMFQQGDRSFLPLFSSNARAQGVLEGQAFATISMPPEKALGYVCGFRGRIEGFIVNPMPGKAGGFGHRLPDLCAFFQHERGFLPAGAIHCAVDHVRNTNHPAAFEMVHGLVAGLDKVYVAIKDESFAFVRDGDNLWLWAFTDAAMAVRQCNEHEGLKMIEATPAQLAERMGEAMSQSEGRIKGAVVNHPENSIALDQALLLRAIEGKGE; encoded by the coding sequence ATGAGTGGCAGTGAGCAGAGTGGTGGCCCCGGGTCGGCCGGTGAAGGGCGGGGCGAGGTCAACGATGCCCGCTTGCAGGAGCTGATCGATGCCCTGGTCGAGGATCCCAAGAACGAGGCGGCCGAGCGGGAGTTCTGGCACCTGTTCTGCAACCTGCCCGCGTGGATCCTGCTGACGACGGCCGAGGATGCGAGGAAGGCTGTCGAGGAGGGGCGGCCCGAGATCCAGGTGCAGATGTTCCAGCAAGGCGATCGGTCGTTCCTGCCGCTGTTCTCTTCGAACGCTCGGGCGCAGGGCGTGCTCGAAGGACAGGCGTTTGCCACGATCAGCATGCCGCCCGAGAAGGCTCTGGGGTATGTCTGCGGGTTCCGCGGACGCATCGAGGGTTTCATCGTCAACCCGATGCCGGGCAAGGCCGGTGGCTTCGGCCACCGGTTGCCGGACCTGTGCGCGTTCTTCCAGCACGAGCGGGGCTTCCTGCCGGCGGGGGCCATCCATTGCGCTGTGGACCATGTCCGCAATACGAACCACCCGGCCGCATTCGAGATGGTGCATGGCTTGGTCGCGGGGCTCGACAAGGTCTACGTGGCGATCAAGGACGAGAGCTTCGCGTTCGTGCGTGATGGCGACAACCTCTGGCTCTGGGCGTTCACCGACGCGGCGATGGCCGTCCGGCAGTGCAACGAGCACGAGGGCTTGAAGATGATCGAGGCCACGCCAGCACAACTCGCCGAGCGGATGGGCGAGGCGATGAGCCAGAGCGAGGGGCGCATCAAGGGGGCCGTGGTCAACCACCCCGAGAATTCGATCGCTCTCGATCAAGCACTGCTGCTGCGGGCGATCGAGGGCAAGGGCGAGTAG